In Lacibacter sp. H375, one DNA window encodes the following:
- a CDS encoding tetratricopeptide repeat-containing sensor histidine kinase, which produces MWPKPKTALPTLLFLLLQLAVFAQDTTIDSLRATIGSTTNYNAKLKAYILLTGRLSLISFNETIKVGEEGISLATKLNDSLALAELNHSLGVATYFKGDYEKAAAYYFFAQGIYERRSLWQKQAYIMNDLAKLYRKTRDLKRALSFYNTALELFTKLKDSSGIQMIMNESGVVYEYQGNYEEAIRHYNAALQIATKLKDEGGKGWCYNFLAGVYGLQSKFDQAEDYNLRALAIRQKLKDTFALTLSYADMGVMYGSWGKFERAVYYLEASTKLAERMQYRELLSNNYAELSRIANVTGEYKKALDYYTWYTQLKDSLFNAQKTRQIEELSTLYETNKKEQQIQVQQFTIKKQNTQIFLILGFVAFAAVISYLLYYRYRWKHQVKHQTEILKQQELAAQSILEAEEKERTRIAKDLHDGVGQMMSAARMNLSSFYNSVNIQDGDQSKSLANIIQLVDDSCKEVRAVSHSMMPSALLNKGLPNAVEELASKISNKELQVSFHSEGFNERLNTTTETILFRVIQECINNSIKHAEASTLDISLIHDNDGISVTIEDNGKGFLNDLQQNEDGMGLSNIRSRIQFLKGTVDIDSSPGNGTLIAIHVPQTKKL; this is translated from the coding sequence ATGTGGCCCAAACCCAAAACCGCATTACCCACATTACTATTTCTTTTACTTCAACTTGCTGTGTTTGCACAAGACACAACAATTGACAGCCTGCGTGCTACCATTGGCAGTACAACCAATTACAACGCAAAACTAAAAGCATATATACTACTCACCGGAAGACTTAGCCTGATCAGTTTTAATGAGACCATTAAAGTTGGTGAAGAGGGTATATCACTTGCAACTAAACTCAACGATTCACTGGCATTAGCTGAACTTAATCACTCACTTGGGGTGGCAACTTATTTTAAAGGCGACTATGAAAAAGCAGCAGCTTATTACTTTTTTGCACAAGGAATTTATGAACGTCGCAGCCTATGGCAGAAGCAGGCTTATATAATGAACGATCTTGCAAAGCTTTACCGTAAAACAAGGGATCTGAAACGGGCACTCAGCTTTTATAATACTGCACTTGAGCTGTTTACCAAACTAAAAGATTCGAGTGGCATACAAATGATTATGAATGAAAGCGGTGTTGTTTATGAATACCAGGGAAACTATGAAGAAGCCATCCGTCATTATAATGCAGCGCTGCAGATAGCTACAAAGTTAAAAGACGAAGGAGGTAAAGGTTGGTGTTATAATTTTTTAGCTGGCGTGTATGGTTTGCAAAGCAAATTTGATCAGGCAGAAGATTATAATCTGCGTGCACTTGCCATCAGGCAAAAGTTGAAAGATACATTTGCCCTAACTCTCAGCTACGCAGATATGGGTGTAATGTATGGCAGTTGGGGCAAGTTTGAGCGTGCAGTTTATTATCTTGAAGCAAGTACTAAACTTGCCGAACGGATGCAGTACCGTGAGCTGCTTTCAAACAACTATGCTGAGTTAAGCCGCATAGCCAATGTAACCGGTGAGTATAAAAAAGCATTGGACTATTATACCTGGTACACACAACTAAAAGATTCATTGTTCAATGCACAGAAGACAAGACAGATAGAAGAACTGAGTACGTTATACGAAACCAATAAAAAAGAACAGCAGATACAGGTTCAGCAATTCACTATCAAAAAACAAAATACACAGATCTTTCTGATCCTTGGCTTTGTTGCATTTGCAGCCGTTATCAGTTACTTACTTTATTACCGTTACCGTTGGAAACACCAGGTAAAACACCAAACAGAAATTTTAAAGCAACAGGAACTTGCTGCACAATCAATTCTTGAAGCTGAAGAAAAAGAACGCACCCGTATTGCAAAAGATCTTCACGATGGAGTGGGGCAAATGATGAGTGCGGCACGCATGAATCTTTCCTCGTTTTACAATTCAGTAAACATTCAGGATGGTGATCAAAGCAAATCACTGGCGAATATTATTCAGCTAGTGGACGACAGTTGTAAAGAAGTAAGAGCAGTGAGCCATAGCATGATGCCTTCTGCCCTGCTCAACAAAGGATTGCCCAATGCCGTGGAAGAATTAGCAAGTAAGATCAGCAATAAAGAACTACAGGTAAGCTTTCACAGCGAGGGTTTTAATGAACGTTTGAACACAACCACAGAAACTATTTTATTCCGTGTGATACAGGAATGTATCAACAACAGCATTAAACATGCAGAAGCAAGCACGTTGGATATTTCACTAATTCATGATAATGATGGCATCAGCGTAACCATTGAAGATAATGGCAAAGGTTTTTTAAACGATCTCCAACAAAACGAGGATGGAATGGGTCTTTCAAATATCCGAAGTCGTATTCAATTCTTAAAAGGCACTGTTGACATTGACAGCTCACCCGGCAATGGAACATTAATTGCCATTCATGTACCACAAACAAAGAAGCTATAA
- the dapB gene encoding 4-hydroxy-tetrahydrodipicolinate reductase, producing the protein MNIALIGYGKMGKAIHEIAKERGHEAVLIIDADNLHDLTPENIKKADVVIEFTSPHTAFKNVTFCLQQSVPVVCGSTGWLEKLDEAKAIAEASRTGLIVASNFSVGVNIFFEVNKRLAQLMAPQSNYEVTLKEIHHTAKKDAPSGTAISLAEQVLEQLGRKEKWVNEVSAHPGDLSIISERIDPAPGTHHVKYSSAIDDIEIIHTAHNRTGFALGAVLAAEFLKDKTGFFGMKEVLNL; encoded by the coding sequence ATGAACATAGCGCTGATCGGTTATGGCAAAATGGGCAAAGCCATCCATGAAATTGCGAAAGAACGTGGCCACGAAGCTGTATTAATCATTGATGCAGATAACCTTCATGATCTTACTCCTGAGAATATAAAGAAAGCAGATGTGGTCATTGAATTTACCAGTCCGCATACTGCTTTCAAGAATGTAACTTTTTGTTTACAGCAGAGTGTACCAGTGGTTTGTGGTTCTACCGGTTGGTTGGAAAAACTTGATGAAGCAAAGGCCATTGCAGAAGCAAGCCGCACAGGATTAATTGTAGCGAGCAACTTCAGCGTGGGAGTAAATATTTTCTTTGAAGTGAATAAGCGCCTGGCACAATTGATGGCGCCACAAAGCAATTACGAAGTAACACTGAAAGAGATCCATCACACTGCAAAAAAAGATGCGCCAAGCGGCACCGCCATTTCATTGGCTGAACAGGTGTTGGAACAGTTGGGTCGTAAAGAAAAATGGGTGAACGAAGTGTCTGCACATCCCGGCGATCTTTCGATCATCAGCGAAAGGATCGATCCAGCCCCCGGCACGCATCACGTAAAATACAGTTCGGCTATTGATGATATCGAGATCATACACACGGCTCATAACCGCACTGGCTTTGCTTTAGGTGCCGTACTCGCTGCCGAATTTTTAAAAGATAAAACCGGTTTCTTCGGAATGAAAGAAGTGCTTAACTTGTAA
- a CDS encoding DUF5683 domain-containing protein gives MRQFFFLILISFGLLHAVAAQDTAAVKPVVPSVQTDTTKKQAIDTTKKKAEHSPRKATIRSAIIPGWGQAYNKKYWKIPIVYGALGTAAGFFIYNRKEYIDARDAYRYKVDTFPSNDYLIKPKFQPVDAEAVRQYRIGVRQYVDYSVLIFLLLWGLNVVDATVDGHLKAFEVSDDLSMRVNPTINPVTKQASVGLVFTFGKNNSAR, from the coding sequence ATGAGGCAATTCTTTTTTCTTATACTCATCTCATTTGGTTTACTGCATGCTGTTGCTGCACAGGATACTGCTGCAGTGAAACCCGTTGTTCCGTCTGTACAAACAGACACAACAAAAAAACAGGCAATCGACACAACCAAAAAGAAAGCAGAACATTCGCCACGCAAAGCAACCATCCGTTCTGCAATTATTCCGGGTTGGGGACAAGCCTACAATAAAAAATACTGGAAGATTCCCATTGTTTATGGTGCGTTGGGCACTGCTGCAGGTTTCTTTATTTACAACCGCAAAGAATATATTGACGCAAGAGATGCTTACCGTTATAAGGTTGACACTTTCCCGTCGAATGATTATCTCATCAAACCAAAATTTCAACCGGTTGATGCAGAAGCTGTGCGGCAGTATCGTATTGGTGTAAGACAGTACGTTGATTATTCAGTATTGATCTTTCTTCTTTTGTGGGGATTAAATGTGGTAGATGCAACAGTTGATGGTCATTTGAAAGCGTTTGAAGTTTCAGATGATCTGTCGATGCGGGTGAACCCTACTATAAATCCTGTAACCAAACAGGCGTCAGTTGGATTAGTCTTTACCTTTGGAAAGAATAATTCAGCAAGATGA
- a CDS encoding ParB/RepB/Spo0J family partition protein produces the protein MSTPGKKDALGKGIRSLLQSIDEDLKTTAGQLKPTVAEAVTSMLRVPVGDIEVNPKQPRRDFDETALKELADSIKMHDIIQPVTVSKLPSGKYRLISGERRWRASKLAGLKDIPAYIRQANDQELLELALLENLQRENLNAVEIALSYKRLMEELDYTQEQVAERMGKDRTTVTNYIRLLKLPPDIQLAVRTGALSMGHARALINVDTIDKQLYVYHQVKQKELSVRQTEALVRQLYKSAPVKPAVKGGLPQAFQRIEDNLASQFGTKVKVNHSKKGNGSILIEYYSLEQFNQILKTLGTDVE, from the coding sequence ATGTCTACACCCGGAAAAAAAGATGCGTTAGGAAAGGGAATACGTTCCCTGCTGCAAAGTATTGATGAAGATCTGAAAACCACAGCCGGTCAGTTGAAACCAACTGTGGCCGAAGCAGTTACATCCATGCTGCGGGTGCCTGTAGGAGATATTGAGGTAAACCCAAAACAGCCCCGCCGTGATTTTGATGAAACAGCGCTGAAAGAACTGGCCGACAGCATTAAAATGCACGATATCATTCAACCGGTTACTGTTTCAAAACTTCCTTCAGGCAAATACCGCCTTATTTCGGGTGAGCGCCGTTGGCGTGCTTCCAAACTTGCTGGCCTGAAAGATATTCCGGCATACATCCGCCAGGCAAACGATCAGGAACTCCTGGAACTTGCGTTGCTTGAAAACCTGCAGCGTGAAAACCTGAATGCAGTGGAAATTGCCCTCAGCTACAAACGATTGATGGAAGAGCTGGATTACACACAGGAGCAAGTAGCAGAACGCATGGGAAAAGATCGTACAACTGTTACCAACTATATCCGTCTGCTGAAACTTCCGCCCGATATTCAATTGGCTGTCCGCACTGGAGCATTAAGCATGGGTCATGCACGAGCATTGATTAATGTTGATACAATTGATAAGCAGTTATACGTTTATCATCAGGTAAAGCAAAAAGAATTATCTGTTCGTCAAACGGAAGCTTTGGTTCGTCAATTGTATAAATCTGCACCTGTTAAACCTGCTGTAAAAGGCGGTTTGCCGCAGGCCTTTCAGCGAATTGAAGATAACTTAGCGTCACAATTTGGTACCAAAGTAAAAGTGAACCATAGCAAAAAAGGCAATGGCAGTATTTTGATCGAATATTATTCGCTTGAACAATTCAACCAGATACTGAAAACACTGGGCACCGATGTTGAATAA
- a CDS encoding glycine-rich domain-containing protein, translating into MPEINKKELWLSLDSYKFNHIVPPNVWNRITELFGGEDASTRAFADKIKRKHNWNTNFALHAIHEYKKFVYLGIISNFQVTPSKIIDIVWHEHLLFTKPYRQFCDEVIQYNFDHHPELIPFNDQTEAFAEQYVKTLLLYRTEFGFDAPVEIWDLPKFSDAQLTAAKKAYQPQLTTVYSDGGYSSYSTDAPLSSYFDDPGFSDFNGGDFGGGGAGGDFGSASDGADSGSSSCGSSCSSGCGGGD; encoded by the coding sequence ATGCCTGAAATCAACAAAAAGGAATTATGGTTAAGCCTTGATTCGTATAAGTTCAATCATATTGTACCGCCGAACGTCTGGAATCGAATAACAGAATTGTTTGGTGGAGAAGATGCTTCGACAAGAGCCTTTGCCGATAAAATCAAAAGGAAACATAACTGGAATACCAATTTTGCATTACATGCAATTCACGAATACAAGAAATTTGTTTACTTAGGTATTATCAGCAATTTCCAGGTAACTCCTTCCAAAATCATAGATATTGTTTGGCATGAGCATTTACTTTTCACAAAACCCTATCGTCAATTTTGTGACGAGGTGATTCAATACAACTTCGATCATCATCCTGAACTTATACCGTTTAATGACCAAACGGAAGCATTTGCTGAACAATACGTAAAAACACTTCTGCTCTACCGTACTGAATTTGGATTTGATGCTCCTGTAGAAATCTGGGATTTACCAAAATTCAGTGATGCTCAGCTTACTGCTGCTAAAAAAGCTTACCAACCACAATTAACCACTGTTTACAGCGACGGCGGATATTCAAGTTATTCAACTGACGCACCTCTTTCAAGTTATTTTGACGATCCGGGCTTTTCTGATTTTAATGGCGGCGACTTTGGTGGCGGGGGTGCAGGTGGCGACTTTGGTAGTGCAAGCGATGGGGCAGATAGTGGAAGCTCAAGTTGCGGTTCAAGCTGCAGCAGCGGATGCGGTGGAGGAGATTAG
- the crcB gene encoding fluoride efflux transporter CrcB, protein MLKNILLVGLGGAAGSMLRYAFAVWFKHASFPLATFLVNIIGSFIIGLVFAYALRSEHFATNWRLFLAAGICGGFTTFSAFSLESLIMLQQQRIGMFFLYVIGSLLLGLAATWLGYSLMK, encoded by the coding sequence ATGCTTAAAAATATTCTCCTCGTTGGTCTTGGTGGTGCTGCGGGCAGCATGTTGCGTTATGCATTTGCAGTTTGGTTTAAGCATGCTTCATTTCCTCTTGCCACTTTCCTGGTGAATATCATTGGCAGTTTTATTATCGGGCTGGTGTTTGCCTATGCATTACGAAGCGAACATTTTGCAACCAATTGGCGCTTGTTTCTTGCTGCAGGCATCTGCGGTGGGTTTACAACATTTTCTGCATTCTCACTCGAAAGCCTCATCATGTTACAACAGCAACGCATCGGCATGTTTTTTTTATATGTGATTGGAAGTTTGTTGCTGGGTTTGGCTGCTACGTGGTTGGGGTATAGTTTGATGAAATAA
- a CDS encoding PhoH family protein → MTETIINLETVNPIEFFGVNNGKLDILKKKFPLLKILSRGTQIKLSGSPEQVDQAKEKIDLLIAYLERNGQLSENYLEQILGGDDQETVDAFVERNPSEVLVFGPNGKTVRARTQNQKRMVGAIDKNDIVFAIGPAGTGKTYTAVALAVRALKNKLVKKIILTRPAVEAGESLGFLPGDLKEKIDPYLRPLYDALDDMIPADKLGYYMSTRVIEIAPLAYMRGRTLDNAFIILDEAQNTTDLQLKMFLTRIGANAKAIITGDMTQVDLPKNQRSGLEKGIRILKNIDGISHIELDEEDVVRHRLVKAIIRAYDKDHKIDQEQPNSYHRR, encoded by the coding sequence TTGACTGAAACGATCATTAACCTCGAAACCGTTAACCCGATTGAATTTTTTGGTGTTAACAACGGTAAATTAGACATCCTCAAGAAAAAGTTTCCACTCTTAAAAATTTTATCAAGGGGCACACAAATCAAATTAAGTGGCAGCCCCGAACAGGTAGATCAGGCAAAAGAAAAAATTGATCTGCTCATTGCTTACTTAGAACGTAACGGACAACTCAGCGAAAATTATCTTGAACAAATCCTCGGCGGCGACGACCAGGAAACAGTTGATGCCTTTGTGGAACGAAACCCAAGCGAAGTTCTGGTGTTTGGCCCCAATGGTAAAACTGTTCGTGCACGCACACAAAACCAGAAACGGATGGTGGGTGCAATTGATAAAAACGATATCGTATTTGCAATCGGGCCGGCGGGTACCGGTAAAACCTATACCGCTGTTGCTCTTGCAGTACGTGCATTAAAGAATAAGCTGGTAAAGAAGATCATTCTTACACGTCCTGCTGTTGAAGCCGGCGAAAGTCTTGGTTTTCTTCCAGGTGATCTCAAAGAAAAGATCGATCCATATCTGCGTCCGTTATACGATGCATTGGATGATATGATCCCTGCAGATAAACTCGGTTATTACATGAGCACACGTGTAATTGAAATTGCACCGTTGGCTTATATGCGTGGCCGTACGTTGGACAATGCATTCATCATTTTGGATGAAGCGCAAAACACAACCGATCTGCAGTTGAAAATGTTCCTCACCCGTATTGGTGCAAATGCAAAAGCTATCATTACAGGTGATATGACACAGGTGGATCTGCCAAAGAACCAACGCAGTGGTCTGGAAAAAGGTATCCGCATTCTAAAGAACATCGATGGTATCAGTCATATTGAACTTGATGAAGAAGATGTGGTTCGTCACCGTTTGGTGAAGGCCATCATCAGGGCTTACGACAAAGACCATAAGATAGACCAGGAGCAGCCTAACAGCTACCACCGTCGTTAA
- a CDS encoding DUF4403 family protein, whose protein sequence is MKLSPVILFALFFALALAGCGGCFQNNTVVKPKAVTDSITIDLPLSTFNIPVRYDLHNFEVWINQVIKGKFLETVINPLNDKRDEARLILTKTGTIQISSNGEKLICLVPLQLEGVLVKSRMGKGLTSSADTVFTTVNIELSTPVSLDKNWNLVTAFEIEKLQWIKEPVFQIGPFKKNLTKKINEWVEENEGMLTKIMDREINKTVSMEPPLAKVWKDLQKPIIIHKKQPNVWLTFNCESIEGKIVLGQSTITCETRVLAKTKIITDTTTMSAASPLPAYRLLKDASAESDIHLYAYTSFAEINEELNNQLKEKTFNAEGYSLSIKGINAYASEAGISIEILTSRDVKGKLIASGKLEFDPGTQSLMIRNFDYSVSSNSTLVNAGDMLLHQQVKDTIASKLIVKMRNLIDTVPQLVESAIAKGKSSDKIDLEFEHLEVNRCEISMGAEGIHFVIHAEATAGILLKKLKPGKRLRIKKAQKKNT, encoded by the coding sequence ATGAAGTTATCACCTGTTATACTATTTGCTCTCTTTTTTGCACTTGCATTGGCAGGATGTGGCGGTTGTTTTCAAAACAATACTGTTGTGAAACCGAAAGCTGTTACAGACAGTATTACTATCGACTTGCCATTGTCTACATTTAATATTCCTGTGCGGTACGACCTGCACAATTTTGAAGTATGGATCAACCAGGTGATCAAAGGAAAATTTCTTGAAACTGTTATTAATCCATTAAATGATAAACGTGATGAAGCACGATTGATCTTAACCAAGACCGGTACGATCCAGATTAGTTCAAATGGTGAAAAACTCATTTGTTTAGTTCCATTACAGTTAGAAGGTGTGCTGGTGAAAAGCAGGATGGGGAAGGGGCTCACCAGTTCTGCCGACACAGTGTTTACAACGGTGAACATTGAACTGTCTACTCCTGTTTCATTAGATAAAAACTGGAATCTTGTAACTGCATTTGAAATTGAAAAGTTGCAATGGATTAAGGAACCTGTTTTTCAAATAGGGCCATTTAAAAAGAATCTCACAAAAAAAATCAATGAATGGGTGGAGGAAAATGAAGGAATGCTTACCAAGATCATGGACAGGGAGATCAACAAAACAGTTTCTATGGAACCACCTTTGGCAAAAGTGTGGAAGGATTTGCAAAAGCCAATTATCATTCACAAAAAACAGCCGAATGTTTGGCTCACGTTCAACTGTGAATCGATTGAAGGAAAAATAGTATTGGGCCAGTCAACCATTACATGTGAAACAAGGGTACTTGCAAAAACAAAAATCATCACCGATACCACTACAATGTCAGCGGCAAGCCCACTGCCGGCTTACCGCTTACTCAAAGACGCATCAGCAGAATCAGATATTCATTTGTATGCATACACCTCTTTTGCTGAAATAAATGAAGAACTGAATAACCAGTTAAAAGAAAAAACATTTAATGCTGAAGGCTATTCATTGAGCATTAAAGGCATCAATGCATATGCTTCGGAAGCAGGAATTTCTATTGAGATACTTACAAGCAGAGATGTGAAAGGAAAATTAATAGCAAGCGGAAAATTGGAATTTGATCCGGGCACGCAGTCACTGATGATCCGGAATTTTGATTATTCTGTAAGCAGTAACAGCACACTAGTAAATGCCGGTGATATGCTGTTGCATCAACAGGTAAAAGATACAATTGCTTCCAAGTTGATTGTGAAAATGCGAAACTTGATCGATACTGTTCCGCAACTGGTCGAAAGTGCAATAGCAAAAGGAAAGTCGAGCGATAAAATTGATCTGGAGTTTGAGCACCTTGAAGTGAATCGATGTGAAATTTCAATGGGAGCTGAAGGCATTCATTTTGTGATCCATGCAGAAGCTACCGCCGGTATTCTGTTGAAGAAATTAAAACCGGGCAAACGGTTACGGATAAAGAAAGCGCAGAAAAAAAATACCTGA
- a CDS encoding MBL fold metallo-hydrolase produces MAVYFSSLNSGSNANCYYVSNGEAAILVDAGLSCRETEKRMTRLGLKMEQVKAIFISHEHSDHINGLEVLSRKHKLPVYISQKTLANSNLSIDQSLTRYFKKDDTVSIDQLQIKCFSKSHDAADPFSFMISSQNINVAVITDIGYTCKQVLHYFQQSHVVFLESNYCETMLANGDYPYHLKRRISSDEGHLSNKQALELFLNYRTPQLSHLILSHLSKNNNTPETVEELFKPHAGNTNIIVASRYEESALFSIDAVSVPGAARPLLRSVKRKPSNESQLSLF; encoded by the coding sequence ATGGCGGTTTATTTCTCTTCATTAAATTCAGGTAGTAATGCCAATTGCTATTACGTTAGTAATGGTGAGGCAGCTATATTGGTTGATGCCGGATTATCCTGCAGAGAAACGGAAAAGCGCATGACCCGGCTTGGTTTAAAGATGGAACAGGTGAAGGCGATTTTTATTTCGCATGAACACAGCGATCATATCAACGGTCTGGAAGTATTGAGCCGCAAACACAAACTGCCTGTTTACATTTCACAGAAGACGTTAGCAAACAGCAATCTTTCAATTGATCAATCACTTACACGTTATTTCAAAAAAGATGATACAGTGTCAATTGATCAGCTGCAAATAAAATGTTTCAGTAAATCACATGATGCAGCCGACCCGTTTAGTTTTATGATCAGCTCACAAAACATTAATGTGGCGGTGATCACAGATATTGGGTACACATGTAAACAGGTACTACATTACTTTCAGCAAAGCCATGTTGTTTTTCTGGAAAGTAATTATTGCGAAACGATGTTAGCCAATGGCGATTATCCTTATCATCTCAAACGCCGCATCAGCAGCGATGAAGGACATCTTTCAAATAAGCAGGCACTGGAGTTATTTCTCAATTACAGAACGCCGCAGTTAAGTCATCTAATTTTGTCACATCTTTCAAAGAACAACAACACTCCGGAAACAGTCGAAGAGTTATTTAAACCACATGCCGGTAACACGAACATAATTGTTGCATCACGTTATGAAGAATCTGCTTTGTTTTCAATTGATGCGGTAAGCGTGCCAGGTGCGGCGAGACCATTATTGAGGTCAGTGAAAAGGAAGCCCAGCAACGAATCACAGTTGTCTTTATTCTGA
- a CDS encoding TatD family hydrolase yields MYINIHTHHTRPVEGIISIGNLYKDFDSIEADSFYSVGLHPWYLTTETWEEQFKVVKEKSRLKNVVAIGEAGLDKVTETDFELQQAVFSKHVQLANEVQKPLIVHCVRAHAEVIALLKQTTAQVPVIFHGFNKSIELARQLIALGYYLSFGKGLEKHGVQEVLAALPHAKIFLETDNSTASIAEIYTHAASAFQIDEESLSLQLQKNAATVFGAALTRL; encoded by the coding sequence TTGTACATCAATATTCATACACATCATACCAGGCCTGTTGAAGGTATCATCAGCATTGGTAACCTGTACAAAGATTTTGATTCCATTGAAGCTGACAGCTTTTATTCTGTCGGACTACATCCCTGGTATCTTACCACAGAAACATGGGAAGAACAATTTAAAGTAGTAAAAGAAAAAAGCCGTTTAAAGAATGTTGTAGCTATTGGTGAAGCAGGGTTAGATAAAGTAACTGAAACTGATTTCGAATTACAACAAGCTGTTTTTTCAAAACATGTTCAACTGGCCAATGAAGTACAAAAACCGTTGATCGTTCATTGTGTGCGGGCACATGCGGAAGTAATTGCTTTGCTGAAGCAAACTACTGCGCAGGTGCCGGTTATCTTTCATGGGTTTAATAAAAGTATAGAACTGGCAAGGCAACTTATCGCCTTAGGTTATTATCTCTCTTTTGGAAAAGGATTGGAAAAGCATGGTGTGCAGGAAGTATTGGCCGCTTTACCTCATGCTAAGATCTTCCTTGAAACAGATAACAGCACAGCCTCAATCGCAGAAATTTATACGCATGCAGCGTCAGCTTTTCAAATTGACGAAGAATCGCTTAGTTTGCAGCTCCAAAAAAATGCAGCAACTGTTTTTGGCGCTGCTCTTACAAGATTATGA
- a CDS encoding tRNA threonylcarbamoyladenosine dehydratase, translating into MMNDISWLSRTSLLIGEETVRAFTKKHVMIVGMGGVGSFAAEFIARSGIGKMTIIDGDVVDPSNRNRQLPALATNHGESKALIMAERLKAINPELELNVVKEFINPETVLQQFAYKPDYLIDAIDSITPKITFIRMAYESGLPLVSSMGAGAKLDPTQLKVVDISKTYNCPFAQQIRKNLKGYGIRRGVKVVFSPEQPIKESLMLTDGRNYKKSAYGTISYLPAVFGAVTASVVIRDLIKEIKG; encoded by the coding sequence ATGATGAATGATATTTCATGGCTTTCACGCACCAGTTTGTTGATAGGTGAGGAAACCGTTCGTGCATTTACAAAAAAACATGTGATGATCGTGGGTATGGGCGGTGTTGGCTCTTTTGCTGCTGAATTTATTGCACGTAGCGGTATTGGTAAAATGACGATCATTGATGGCGATGTGGTTGATCCCAGCAATCGCAATCGGCAGTTGCCTGCATTGGCAACCAATCATGGTGAATCAAAAGCATTGATCATGGCTGAACGTTTAAAAGCCATTAATCCGGAACTGGAATTGAATGTGGTGAAAGAATTCATCAATCCTGAAACAGTATTGCAGCAGTTTGCTTACAAACCCGATTATTTAATTGATGCTATCGATAGTATCACACCAAAGATCACCTTCATCCGAATGGCATATGAAAGTGGTTTACCATTGGTGAGCAGTATGGGTGCAGGCGCTAAACTCGATCCCACTCAATTAAAGGTTGTTGATATTTCTAAAACATACAATTGCCCGTTTGCACAACAGATACGGAAGAATTTGAAAGGTTATGGTATCCGCCGTGGAGTGAAAGTTGTTTTCTCACCCGAACAACCCATTAAAGAAAGTTTGATGCTGACAGATGGAAGAAACTATAAGAAGTCAGCATATGGAACCATCTCTTATTTACCTGCTGTGTTTGGTGCAGTAACAGCTTCGGTGGTGATAAGAGATTTGATCAAAGAAATAAAAGGCTGA
- a CDS encoding class I SAM-dependent methyltransferase: protein MDLQTTLETFHFGDYRFNAFVPDSLALQQAFSKQLQKDPSTPAPYWAQAWPSAYALCEFIATQPHWLQNKTVLELAAGLGLPSFLAAQLATKVTCTDYVREAVQLMQQSIQENKLENIDAVVIDWNHIPADLSVDILLLSDINYEPQAFETLFYVIISFLEKGTTIILSTPQRLMAKPFIDRLLPYCKLWEEKTITAVTPYVTCSVYVLKQ from the coding sequence ATGGATTTGCAAACAACTCTTGAAACATTTCATTTTGGTGATTACCGGTTCAATGCGTTTGTACCAGACTCATTGGCACTTCAGCAGGCATTCAGCAAACAACTTCAAAAAGATCCATCAACTCCCGCTCCCTATTGGGCACAGGCGTGGCCATCTGCCTATGCACTCTGCGAATTCATAGCAACGCAACCTCATTGGTTGCAAAACAAAACTGTACTTGAATTGGCAGCTGGTTTAGGATTACCATCGTTTCTTGCTGCACAACTTGCGACAAAAGTTACCTGCACCGATTATGTGCGGGAAGCTGTACAGTTAATGCAACAATCGATTCAGGAAAATAAACTGGAGAATATTGATGCAGTGGTGATCGATTGGAATCATATCCCCGCTGATCTTTCTGTTGATATATTGCTGTTGAGCGATATTAATTACGAACCTCAGGCATTCGAAACTCTATTCTACGTCATCATTTCTTTTTTAGAAAAAGGAACAACCATCATTCTTTCCACGCCACAACGGCTGATGGCAAAACCATTTATTGACAGGTTACTGCCCTACTGTAAATTATGGGAAGAGAAAACGATAACAGCTGTAACTCCCTATGTTACCTGTTCCGTTTATGTATTGAAGCAATAG